In one Corallococcus sp. EGB genomic region, the following are encoded:
- the pyrE gene encoding orotate phosphoribosyltransferase, which produces MAETLERDRARLLEVLTQRSFERRRVVLSSGKESDFYIDCKRTALLAEGHYLIGRLLLEAIRRDAPSAVAAGGLTLGADPLASAVSLTSFLEGGGEKSLHAFIVRKEPKGHGTGQWIEGLSALGPGAPVAIVEDVVTTGASTLKAIERAKLEGLTVLGAFALVDRLEGGREAVEAAGHRLTTLFTRKDFIP; this is translated from the coding sequence ATGGCGGAAACGCTCGAACGGGACCGCGCCCGGCTGCTGGAGGTGCTCACCCAGCGCTCCTTCGAGCGCCGGCGCGTGGTGCTCTCCTCCGGCAAGGAGTCGGACTTCTACATCGACTGCAAGCGCACGGCGCTGCTCGCCGAGGGGCACTACCTCATCGGCCGGCTGCTCCTGGAGGCCATCCGGCGCGACGCTCCTTCCGCGGTGGCCGCGGGTGGCCTGACGCTGGGCGCGGATCCGCTCGCGTCCGCGGTGAGCCTCACCAGCTTCCTGGAAGGGGGCGGCGAGAAGTCCCTGCACGCGTTCATCGTGCGCAAGGAGCCCAAGGGCCACGGCACCGGCCAGTGGATTGAGGGCCTGTCCGCGCTGGGCCCGGGCGCACCGGTGGCCATCGTGGAGGACGTCGTCACGACGGGCGCGTCCACGCTCAAGGCCATCGAGCGCGCGAAGCTGGAGGGCCTGACGGTGCTGGGCGCCTTCGCGCTGGTGGACCGGCTGGAGGGCGGACGCGAGGCCGTGGAGGCCGCCGGCCACCGCCTCACCACGCTGTTCACGCGCAAGGACTTCATCCCGTGA
- a CDS encoding ParB/RepB/Spo0J family partition protein: MPGTPGENATPPPQEGVADASAPKHGEGAVGDVTPEGAAHGGARTDLPGEASQGAASGAEATAAPEARTEGDASPSRSGEEPPATPGEAAVHGAGEALQGGAEGSGAAGQGEGPGPDAASGPGRYVELSSGEGVQDTSATGSDGGGEAKDVLAEPHSGPVSGADAALLSAGIWDVASRASQEDAGSGAETVAGQGSNEGSATPEGETHAEAIVPRVMGQVTAMVLPLERLDEDTTFRLRDEGDVSELATDLARLGQLFPVDVRPRGEERYQLICGFRRVAALRFLKRDQVQVRVHEELSDEDALLLSLAEAIHASPVEHDVLAAKRESLESEGRLTAPVRDMLEKALATEETLAPEGVEEEVDADELAADVVQRIGALNQDLSLLADVFAALDESRRAELLMQLRYSAQLVVYLEGL; this comes from the coding sequence ATGCCGGGCACACCGGGTGAGAATGCAACGCCGCCCCCGCAGGAGGGCGTGGCGGATGCGTCCGCGCCGAAGCACGGCGAGGGCGCGGTTGGAGACGTCACGCCGGAAGGCGCCGCTCACGGTGGGGCTCGGACGGACCTGCCCGGCGAGGCCAGTCAGGGCGCCGCGAGCGGGGCCGAGGCCACCGCTGCGCCCGAAGCGCGCACGGAGGGCGATGCGTCCCCGAGCCGTTCCGGGGAAGAGCCTCCCGCGACGCCGGGCGAAGCGGCCGTCCACGGTGCGGGCGAGGCTCTCCAGGGTGGAGCAGAAGGTTCTGGCGCGGCCGGGCAGGGCGAAGGGCCCGGTCCGGACGCCGCTTCAGGCCCCGGCCGCTACGTGGAGCTGTCCTCGGGAGAGGGCGTCCAGGACACCTCCGCCACGGGCAGCGACGGAGGCGGCGAGGCGAAGGACGTGCTGGCGGAGCCGCACTCGGGCCCGGTGTCGGGCGCGGACGCCGCGCTCCTGAGCGCCGGCATCTGGGACGTGGCGAGCCGCGCGAGCCAGGAGGACGCGGGCTCCGGCGCGGAGACGGTGGCGGGGCAGGGCTCCAACGAAGGATCGGCGACCCCGGAAGGGGAGACCCACGCGGAGGCCATCGTGCCGCGCGTGATGGGACAGGTGACGGCGATGGTGCTGCCGCTGGAGCGACTGGACGAGGACACCACCTTCCGCCTGCGGGACGAGGGCGACGTGTCCGAGCTGGCCACGGACCTGGCGCGACTGGGCCAGCTGTTCCCGGTGGACGTGCGCCCGCGCGGCGAGGAGCGCTACCAGCTCATCTGCGGCTTCCGTCGCGTGGCGGCGCTGCGCTTCCTCAAGCGCGACCAGGTCCAGGTGCGTGTGCACGAGGAGCTGTCCGACGAGGACGCGCTCCTCCTGTCCCTCGCGGAGGCCATCCACGCCTCGCCGGTGGAGCACGACGTGCTGGCGGCGAAGCGCGAGTCGCTGGAGTCCGAAGGGCGGCTGACGGCGCCGGTGCGCGACATGCTGGAGAAGGCGCTCGCCACCGAGGAGACGCTGGCGCCGGAAGGGGTCGAGGAGGAGGTCGACGCGGACGAGCTGGCGGCGGACGTCGTGCAGCGCATCGGCGCCCTCAACCAGGACCTCTCGCTGCTCGCGGACGTGTTCGCCGCGCTGGATGAGTCGCGCAGGGCGGAGCTGTTGATGCAGCTGAGGTACTCGGCGCAGCTGGTGGTGTATCTGGAGGGTCTGTAG